In the genome of Tissierella sp., the window AAACTAGATTTATATATATCTTTTATTAGTTTTAATAAATTTGTTGCATGACCTTTTCCTCTATGCTCTTTAGCAATATTATAGTTAATTACATAAGTATTACTTTCTATTTTATCTAGTCTAATCAATCCAACTTTATCACCGTAAGCCTTAAATAGATAAATGATTGAATCATTTGATTCAATCTTGTTTTTAAACCACTCTTTATGATCTTCATATTTTATTGGTTTAGAATTAAATGAATTCAACCTAACATCCTTATCATTTGCCCATTTAAATACCAGATCACAGTCATTATTTGTAGCATGTATTAATTCATAATTACTAATGTCTACCATATTAATTTTCTCCTTATTACTTAACACTAAACCTTTTTCTGCTCAATATGTGCATTTATACTAAATAGCTCTGGCTTTCTTTCAAATAACTCTATTATGTCCTTAAGGTAAAAATCGTGCTGTCCTTTATACAGTTCTTCATATACCATAGATATCAGTTCAAAATCCTCTTCTGTGTCTAAAGTCCATCTATATTTTGAATAATCTATATCATTTTTATAGTAAAATATATTATTACTATTTTCGTAGATATAAGGAGTCACATGCTCTCTTTGATGCTTTTTATTAGCTTCATTGTAGGCTATTTCTAGTTGTTTAAATGAAAATACCTCTGTGTCTAGTCCTCTTGGATATGTCCTTTGAGTTAAATCAGAACCTGCATTAGTTACTAAATCATATTTATTGTTTTTATAAAGCTCTATTATCTCATCAACTATTATTGGGTCTATTAATGGACAATCTGATGTTATTCTTACCACTATATCTGCTTTGTTTTCTTTTGCTGCATAGTAATATCTTGATAGTACATCATCTTCTGATCCTCTATAATACTTAACCCCTAATCTATTTGTCTCATATACTATTGCATCATCGTCTACTTTAGTTGTTGTAGCTGTAATAATTTCATCCACTAACTTAGATTGTCCTACTCTTGAAATTACATGTTCTAGTATAGTTTTATCCCCAACTTTCTTCATGACTTTACCTGGTAATCTAGTTGACCCCATTCTTGCTTGGATTATTGCTACTATTTTCATAATTATTCCTACTTTCTATAGTAATTAATAATCTTATGAATTCCATTTATTACATCTTCCACATCCTCATCTGTCATTGCTGGGAAAAGTGGTATCGTAAACATTGAATTATACAATTCTTCTGCCTTAGGGCATATCCCTTTTTCATATCCTAACTTTTGATAATATGGATGCCAATATACAGGGATATAGTGCACATTTAATCCTATATTTTCTGCTGAAAGAGCATTATATATTTCTTTCCTATCTACTTTCAGTTTGGATAAATCAAGTTTTAGAACATATAGATGGTTTACTGTATCTGAGAAATCAGCATTTCTTTGAATTATAAGTCCATCTAATTTTCTAAAAGCTTCGTTATATCTATTTACTATCTCTTTTCTCCTTTGAATAAAGCAATCTAGTTTGTTCATTTGACTTATACCTAATGCTGCTTGAAAATCAGTCATTCTATAGTTGAATCCTAAATCTAATTGTTCGTAATACCAACTTCCACCGTCTTTATTTTCAAGTTGATTTATGTCTCTAGTGATTCCATGAGATC includes:
- a CDS encoding GNAT family N-acetyltransferase, translating into MVDISNYELIHATNNDCDLVFKWANDKDVRLNSFNSKPIKYEDHKEWFKNKIESNDSIIYLFKAYGDKVGLIRLDKIESNTYVINYNIAKEHRGKGHATNLLKLIKDIYKSSLLIGKVKKDNIGSVKAFLKAGYRMEEELDIYVFYSFAKE
- a CDS encoding glycosyltransferase family protein, with translation MKIVAIIQARMGSTRLPGKVMKKVGDKTILEHVISRVGQSKLVDEIITATTTKVDDDAIVYETNRLGVKYYRGSEDDVLSRYYYAAKENKADIVVRITSDCPLIDPIIVDEIIELYKNNKYDLVTNAGSDLTQRTYPRGLDTEVFSFKQLEIAYNEANKKHQREHVTPYIYENSNNIFYYKNDIDYSKYRWTLDTEEDFELISMVYEELYKGQHDFYLKDIIELFERKPELFSINAHIEQKKV